One segment of uncultured Tolumonas sp. DNA contains the following:
- the cheB gene encoding chemotaxis-specific protein-glutamate methyltransferase CheB yields the protein MIRVLIVDDSATAAHILSRLFSSDPEFSVVGIASNGTDAIQMAAKLKPDIISMDVIMPDMDGFEATRKIMSTQPTPIVIVSSDQVSMSFRALEAGALAAIAKPQLDNQAALNNFRDELLFTFRAMAEVKLVRRTQRTNLAVPVQPSKITKPSPAKIVVIGASTGGPQALQEILKDLPASFPLPIIIVQHISTGFTDGLARWLSQGCVLPIQVVTENQLLQGGHVYIAPEEKHLEITKDKRLKLGTSDKEHGVCPSVSHFFRSVAQTYHSSVIGILLSGMGRDGAAELKLLRDLGATTIAQDQESSVVHGMPGEAIRLGGASHILPASAIASTLCSLITPFDNIGC from the coding sequence ATGATACGGGTGTTAATTGTTGATGACTCGGCCACTGCTGCACACATACTGAGTCGCCTGTTCAGTAGTGACCCTGAGTTTTCCGTGGTAGGCATAGCCAGTAATGGCACTGATGCCATCCAAATGGCTGCGAAACTGAAACCCGACATTATTAGCATGGATGTGATCATGCCGGATATGGATGGTTTTGAGGCCACCCGAAAAATCATGTCCACCCAACCGACCCCGATTGTCATTGTCAGTTCAGATCAAGTCAGCATGTCTTTTCGTGCCTTGGAAGCAGGTGCGCTGGCAGCTATTGCTAAGCCTCAGCTGGATAATCAGGCAGCACTTAATAATTTTCGCGATGAACTGTTATTTACCTTTCGTGCGATGGCAGAAGTTAAGCTGGTTCGACGAACACAGCGTACAAATCTCGCGGTTCCAGTGCAACCATCAAAAATAACCAAACCCTCGCCAGCAAAAATTGTTGTTATCGGTGCCTCGACTGGTGGCCCGCAAGCCTTGCAAGAAATATTAAAAGATCTACCAGCCTCATTCCCGTTACCAATTATTATTGTGCAACATATCTCCACCGGTTTTACCGATGGGTTAGCGCGTTGGTTAAGCCAAGGCTGTGTGTTGCCAATACAGGTTGTTACCGAAAATCAGCTGCTGCAGGGCGGACACGTTTATATTGCCCCGGAAGAAAAACACCTCGAAATAACCAAAGATAAACGATTAAAACTAGGCACTAGCGATAAAGAACATGGGGTCTGCCCTTCTGTTTCCCACTTTTTTCGTTCAGTAGCCCAAACCTATCATTCATCTGTCATTGGCATACTGTTAAGTGGCATGGGGCGTGATGGCGCGGCCGAATTAAAACTATTGCGAGACTTAGGGGCAACCACTATTGCACAAGACCAAGAAAGCTCAGTAGTGCATGGCATGCCAGGCGAAGCAATCCGACTCGGTGGCGCAAGCCATATTTTACCCGCGTCAGCTATAGCATCCACCCTCTGCAGTCTTATTACACCATTCGATAACATCGGATGTTAG
- a CDS encoding diguanylate cyclase has protein sequence MLEKHRGTSVLIVEDSATQADQLRFFLEKHGFLVTVTCNGKEALASLQQHIPAVVISDIVMPQLNGYELCTAIRKNPQTAHLPVVLLTALSSPRDILLALECKADHFITKPYSETYLLSRMESILEMIRLRQNGQLPEASESDIYFQGEWFHISAARQRILDLLISTYESMVLRNQELLTAQNELRDSNLKLELAVDEATTAKQQAHIMLEELSRRDSSIRKTNEELHLIHSIESLINQNNDWQSLFRLVSEKLCNARQFGIRDFVRISLTELDNTATDEPVCLQDACCHRCELPSAVVEHAGPISMSCHPTATAAGKMTIPLLAKNKIVGVLCCQIETGYQLSEQQRELLSSLGRQLGMALENIRLYEEARALSLHDPLTGLANRRYLDISYANQVARSKRHAQPFSLMLLDIDHFKLYNDNHGHGQGDRILIQVADVLRDSIRSTDLAVRYGGEEFLLLISDSKADAAFELAERIRLQIAGEIGVTISIGIADYRINDSLDTQILRADMALYKAKNAGRNRVEVE, from the coding sequence ATGTTAGAAAAACATCGTGGCACATCAGTACTAATCGTCGAAGATAGCGCAACACAGGCAGATCAATTACGTTTTTTCCTGGAAAAACATGGCTTCCTCGTCACAGTCACCTGCAATGGTAAAGAAGCCTTAGCCTCACTGCAGCAGCATATTCCAGCGGTGGTGATCAGCGACATCGTGATGCCACAACTCAATGGTTACGAACTCTGTACGGCCATCCGTAAAAACCCGCAAACTGCACATTTACCCGTGGTGTTATTGACCGCCCTTTCCAGCCCACGTGATATTTTGCTGGCGCTAGAATGCAAAGCAGATCATTTCATCACCAAACCATACAGTGAAACGTATTTGCTCTCCCGCATGGAAAGCATTCTGGAAATGATCCGTTTACGTCAAAACGGACAGCTCCCCGAGGCTTCAGAATCTGACATCTATTTCCAAGGGGAATGGTTTCATATTTCTGCAGCAAGACAGCGCATATTAGATCTGTTGATCTCAACGTATGAATCGATGGTACTGCGAAATCAGGAGTTATTGACCGCTCAAAATGAACTGCGGGACAGCAATCTCAAGCTGGAACTGGCTGTTGATGAAGCAACCACCGCAAAACAACAAGCACACATCATGCTGGAAGAATTATCCCGACGGGACAGTTCGATTCGGAAGACCAATGAAGAACTGCATTTAATTCATAGTATTGAATCGTTAATTAATCAGAATAACGATTGGCAGTCATTATTCCGCTTAGTTAGTGAAAAATTATGTAACGCCAGACAATTCGGCATCCGCGACTTTGTTCGCATCAGCCTGACAGAGCTTGATAACACGGCAACAGATGAACCGGTATGTCTGCAAGACGCCTGTTGCCATCGATGCGAACTGCCATCTGCCGTGGTTGAGCACGCAGGTCCAATATCAATGTCATGTCATCCAACCGCTACAGCAGCCGGTAAAATGACCATCCCGTTATTAGCTAAGAATAAAATAGTCGGCGTATTGTGTTGTCAGATAGAAACAGGCTATCAACTCAGTGAACAGCAAAGAGAATTGTTAAGCTCCCTTGGTCGACAACTGGGCATGGCTTTGGAAAATATTCGTTTATATGAAGAAGCCCGCGCGCTGTCATTGCATGATCCTTTAACCGGATTAGCCAACCGCCGGTATCTGGATATCAGTTATGCCAACCAAGTCGCTCGCTCCAAACGCCATGCACAGCCGTTTTCGCTGATGTTATTGGATATCGACCACTTCAAACTGTATAACGACAACCATGGCCATGGCCAAGGTGATCGTATTCTGATCCAAGTCGCTGATGTTCTGCGAGACTCGATCCGCAGCACCGATCTGGCGGTTCGCTATGGTGGCGAAGAGTTTTTATTGCTGATCAGTGATAGTAAAGCGGATGCTGCCTTTGAGTTGGCGGAACGGATCCGCCTTCAAATCGCCGGCGAAATTGGTGTAACTATCAGTATTGGTATTGCTGACTATCGTATAAACGACAGCTTAGACACACAAATTTTGCGCGCGGATATGGCTCTTTATAAAGCCAAAAACGCCGGACGGAACCGGGTAGAAGTGGAATAA
- the accA gene encoding acetyl-CoA carboxylase carboxyl transferase subunit alpha, whose protein sequence is MNMNFLEFEQPIAELLAQIEELRHVSENVGGSVDLTDEIKHLEKKNEELTRKLFSDLGAWQISQVARHPQRPYTEDYLARIFTDFDELAGDRAFADDKAIVGGIARLDGQPVMVIGHQKGRDTQEKIKRNFGMPKPEGYRKALRLMQMAERFNMPIITFIDTPGAYPGVGAEERGQSEAIARNLKVMSSLKVPVICTVIGEGGSGGALAIGVGDRVNMLQYSTYSVISPEGCASILWKSADKANVAADAMGITATRLKELKLIDGIVPEPLGGAHRNVDEMASLLKQRIQADLKELQQLNTPELLKQRYQRLMSNGYC, encoded by the coding sequence ATGAATATGAACTTTCTGGAATTTGAACAACCTATTGCTGAACTACTGGCACAAATCGAAGAACTGAGACATGTCAGTGAGAATGTCGGTGGCAGTGTGGATCTGACAGATGAAATTAAGCATCTGGAAAAGAAAAATGAAGAACTGACCAGAAAGCTGTTTTCTGATCTGGGTGCATGGCAAATTTCGCAGGTGGCGCGTCATCCTCAGCGTCCTTACACCGAAGATTATCTGGCTCGTATCTTTACTGATTTTGATGAGCTGGCTGGTGATCGTGCATTTGCCGATGACAAAGCGATCGTGGGTGGTATTGCCCGTTTAGATGGTCAGCCTGTGATGGTGATTGGTCATCAGAAAGGTCGTGATACACAGGAAAAAATTAAACGTAACTTTGGTATGCCAAAGCCAGAAGGTTATCGTAAAGCGCTGCGTTTGATGCAGATGGCTGAGCGTTTTAATATGCCGATCATCACGTTTATCGACACACCGGGTGCTTACCCTGGGGTGGGAGCAGAAGAACGTGGCCAGTCAGAAGCGATTGCTCGCAATCTGAAAGTGATGTCCAGCCTGAAAGTGCCGGTTATTTGTACCGTGATCGGTGAAGGTGGCTCGGGCGGTGCATTGGCGATCGGGGTTGGTGATCGTGTCAATATGCTGCAATATTCCACTTACTCTGTAATTTCGCCGGAAGGCTGCGCTTCTATTCTGTGGAAGAGTGCTGATAAAGCGAATGTGGCGGCAGATGCTATGGGCATCACGGCAACTCGCCTGAAAGAATTGAAACTGATCGATGGTATTGTGCCGGAACCACTGGGTGGCGCGCATCGTAACGTGGATGAAATGGCAAGTTTGTTAAAACAACGTATTCAGGCTGATTTGAAAGAATTACAGCAACTGAATACGCCTGAGTTATTGAAGCAGCGTTATCAGCGTTTGATGTCGAATGGTTATTGCTAA
- the dnaE gene encoding DNA polymerase III subunit alpha, with amino-acid sequence MAEPRFVHLHIHSDFSMVDGLQKIKPLVARVAEDKMVAMALTDQMNQSGLVRFYGDAHGKGIKPIIGVDFWVQSEELGDELFRLVGLAMDNAGQQNLIQLISKGFLRGHIQGRPVIDKAWLAEHAGGVILLSGGRMGDIGKFLLKGNQAMVERCTAFYQQHFADRFYLELIRTGRLDEETYLHMAVELAIQRDLPVVATNDVVFLNKDDFDAHEIRVAIHDGYTLDDARRPKRFSNQQYMRTQDEMCELFKDIPEALINSVEIAKRCNVTVRLGEYFLPQFPTGDMTTEDFLVMKSKEGMEDRLEFLFPDPAVRAEKRLAYDERLDIELKVINQMGFPGYFLIVMEFIQWSKDNDIPVGPGRGSGAGSLVAYALKITDLDPLALDLLFERFLNPERVSMPDFDVDFCMDRRDEVIDHVAQMYGREAVSQIITFGTMAAKAVVRDVGRVLGHPYGFVDRISKLIPPDPGMTLAKAFDAEPKLVELYEQDEEVKALIDMARKLEGVTRNAGKHAGGVVIAPTKITDFAPLYCDDQGLQPVTQFDKNDVEYAGLVKFDFLGLRTLTIIKWALDMINPRLAKEGKPPVDIAAIPLDDPTSFKILKNSETTAVFQLESRGMKDLIKRLQPDCFEDMIALVALFRPGPLQSGMVDNFIDRKHGREAISYPDIQWQHESLQPILEPTYGIILYQEQVMQIAQTLAGYTLGGADMLRRAMGKKKPEEMAKQRSGFESGAMSNGVDGELAMHIFDLVEKFAGYGFNKSHSAAYALVSYQTLWLKTHYPAEFMAAVMTADMDNTDKIVTLVDECQRMGLKLIPPDVNSGQYRFTVNERGEVVYGIGAVKGVGEGPVEAIIAARNEGGPFKDLFDFCNRVDIKRLNKRVMEKLIYAGALDRLGPHRAALMASLEEAMKAAEQQAKDKALGQNDLFGDIFADDGVLPTPTFADVPEWSDQKWLDGERETLGLYLTGHPINQYLAELKHYTSGRLCDLQPTERDKPAVAAGLVLNARIMVTKRGSKMGILTLDDRSGRLDITLFSEALERYESLLQKDRILVVTGQISFDEYAGGIKMSAREVLEIEDARGRHARGLRIKVTQSEMADRFMRNLPEILTPHRAGVCPVHICYRRSGAQGQLTLGTEWRVTPTDQLLNELRAQVGKQDVELIFE; translated from the coding sequence ATGGCCGAACCGCGTTTCGTTCATCTTCATATTCATTCTGATTTTTCGATGGTGGATGGTCTGCAAAAGATCAAGCCATTAGTCGCGCGCGTTGCCGAAGATAAAATGGTGGCCATGGCGTTAACAGACCAGATGAACCAAAGCGGCTTGGTGCGTTTTTATGGTGATGCGCACGGTAAAGGCATTAAGCCTATTATCGGTGTCGACTTCTGGGTGCAAAGTGAAGAGCTGGGCGATGAACTGTTTCGCTTGGTTGGTCTGGCGATGGATAACGCCGGACAACAAAACCTCATCCAATTGATCTCCAAAGGCTTTCTTCGCGGTCATATTCAAGGACGTCCGGTTATCGATAAAGCATGGCTAGCGGAACACGCTGGTGGTGTTATTTTGCTATCCGGTGGACGGATGGGGGATATCGGTAAATTCTTGCTGAAAGGCAATCAGGCGATGGTCGAGCGTTGTACGGCGTTTTACCAGCAGCATTTTGCCGATCGCTTTTATTTGGAACTGATCCGTACTGGCCGTTTAGACGAAGAAACTTATCTGCACATGGCAGTTGAGTTAGCGATACAACGGGATTTACCTGTTGTCGCCACCAACGATGTAGTGTTCCTGAATAAAGATGATTTTGACGCGCATGAGATCCGTGTTGCCATCCATGACGGTTATACGCTAGATGATGCTCGCCGTCCAAAACGGTTTAGTAATCAGCAATATATGCGCACACAAGATGAAATGTGTGAGCTGTTCAAGGATATTCCAGAAGCATTAATCAACAGTGTTGAAATCGCGAAACGCTGTAATGTTACCGTCCGGTTGGGCGAATACTTTCTGCCACAATTTCCAACGGGCGATATGACCACAGAAGACTTTCTGGTCATGAAATCGAAAGAAGGGATGGAGGATCGCTTGGAGTTTCTCTTCCCTGATCCGGCTGTACGAGCAGAAAAACGCCTCGCTTACGATGAGCGTCTGGATATCGAGCTAAAAGTTATCAACCAGATGGGCTTTCCTGGTTACTTCTTGATCGTTATGGAGTTTATCCAGTGGTCGAAAGATAACGATATTCCTGTCGGGCCGGGGCGTGGTTCGGGGGCGGGTAGTCTGGTTGCGTATGCACTGAAAATTACTGATTTGGATCCGCTGGCGCTCGATTTGCTGTTCGAACGTTTCCTGAACCCGGAACGTGTCTCGATGCCGGACTTCGACGTCGATTTTTGTATGGACCGCCGCGATGAGGTAATTGACCACGTCGCCCAGATGTATGGCCGTGAAGCGGTATCGCAGATCATCACGTTCGGTACCATGGCGGCCAAAGCGGTAGTGCGTGACGTGGGGCGTGTGCTGGGGCACCCGTATGGATTTGTCGATCGTATATCGAAGCTGATCCCACCCGACCCGGGTATGACACTGGCGAAAGCATTTGATGCTGAACCAAAGCTGGTTGAGTTATACGAGCAGGATGAGGAAGTTAAAGCGCTGATTGATATGGCGCGTAAGCTGGAAGGTGTCACACGTAATGCCGGTAAACATGCCGGTGGTGTGGTTATCGCACCGACAAAAATTACTGACTTTGCTCCGCTCTATTGTGATGACCAAGGCTTACAGCCGGTTACCCAATTTGATAAAAATGATGTGGAATATGCGGGGCTGGTGAAGTTCGACTTCCTCGGCTTGCGTACGCTGACTATCATCAAATGGGCGCTGGATATGATCAATCCACGTCTGGCGAAAGAGGGGAAACCGCCGGTCGATATTGCGGCGATCCCGCTGGATGATCCAACGTCTTTCAAAATTCTGAAAAACTCAGAAACCACTGCGGTATTCCAGTTAGAATCGCGCGGTATGAAAGATCTGATCAAACGTCTGCAACCAGACTGCTTTGAAGACATGATCGCTTTGGTAGCGTTGTTCCGCCCTGGCCCATTGCAGTCTGGCATGGTGGATAACTTCATCGACCGTAAACATGGGCGTGAAGCGATTTCCTACCCCGATATTCAGTGGCAGCATGAGTCGTTGCAGCCGATTCTGGAGCCGACTTACGGCATCATCCTGTATCAAGAACAGGTTATGCAGATCGCGCAAACCCTCGCTGGTTATACGCTGGGCGGCGCCGACATGTTGCGCCGTGCGATGGGTAAGAAAAAACCAGAAGAGATGGCGAAACAGCGTTCTGGTTTTGAATCCGGTGCGATGAGTAATGGCGTCGATGGCGAGTTGGCGATGCACATCTTCGATCTGGTGGAAAAATTCGCCGGCTACGGATTTAACAAATCGCACTCGGCTGCCTATGCGCTGGTTTCCTACCAAACATTGTGGTTGAAGACGCATTACCCAGCTGAATTCATGGCGGCAGTAATGACCGCCGATATGGACAACACCGACAAGATCGTGACCTTGGTCGATGAATGCCAGCGGATGGGGCTGAAACTGATCCCGCCTGATGTGAATTCTGGGCAATATCGTTTTACCGTGAATGAACGGGGTGAAGTGGTTTACGGTATTGGTGCAGTCAAAGGTGTCGGTGAAGGCCCGGTTGAAGCGATTATTGCTGCCCGTAATGAGGGTGGGCCATTTAAAGATCTGTTCGATTTCTGTAACCGTGTTGATATCAAACGACTTAATAAACGTGTGATGGAGAAACTGATCTATGCTGGCGCACTAGATCGGTTAGGTCCGCACCGTGCGGCATTAATGGCGTCGCTGGAAGAGGCGATGAAGGCAGCCGAGCAGCAAGCGAAAGATAAAGCGTTGGGGCAAAATGATCTGTTTGGTGACATTTTTGCAGACGATGGCGTATTACCTACCCCGACGTTTGCTGATGTACCTGAGTGGTCGGATCAGAAATGGTTAGATGGCGAACGTGAAACTCTCGGTTTATATTTAACGGGCCATCCAATAAATCAATACTTGGCAGAGCTAAAGCATTATACTTCCGGCCGTTTATGCGATCTGCAGCCAACAGAACGTGATAAACCGGCGGTGGCTGCTGGTCTGGTGTTAAATGCTCGTATCATGGTGACCAAGCGTGGCAGCAAGATGGGCATACTGACATTAGATGATCGTTCCGGGCGTCTGGACATTACTTTGTTCAGTGAAGCGTTGGAGCGGTATGAGTCATTGTTGCAAAAAGACCGGATTTTAGTGGTAACCGGTCAAATCAGCTTTGACGAGTATGCGGGGGGCATTAAAATGTCGGCCCGCGAAGTGTTAGAGATTGAAGATGCGCGTGGTCGTCATGCGCGGGGATTGCGGATTAAAGTCACGCAATCTGAAATGGCTGATCGCTTTATGCGTAATCTGCCTGAGATATTAACGCCCCATCGTGCCGGGGTGTGTCCTGTGCATATCTGCTATCGCAGGTCGGGTGCACAGGGACAACTGACGTTGGGGACCGAATGGCGGGTAACGCCAACCGATCAACTACTGAACGAGCTGCGGGCCCAGGTGGGCAAGCAAGACGTTGAACTGATATTTGAGTAG
- the rnhB gene encoding ribonuclease HII yields MSTFNYPPYQLIAGVDEVGRGPLVGDVVTAAVILDPARPISGLNDSKKLSEKKREALFDIIRENALAFAIGRCSAAEIDEFNILQATMKAMQRAVVGLHIQPEFVLIDGNRCPALMMPSQAVVKGDSLVAEISAASILAKVTRDREMAELDLQYPQYGFAQHKGYPTAQHLAALAEHGALSVHRRSFKPVKLALGLV; encoded by the coding sequence ATGAGCACATTTAACTACCCTCCATACCAGTTAATTGCCGGTGTGGATGAAGTTGGTCGTGGTCCGCTGGTCGGGGATGTCGTCACCGCGGCCGTGATCCTTGACCCAGCACGACCTATCTCTGGTCTTAACGATTCCAAAAAATTATCGGAAAAAAAACGCGAAGCATTGTTTGATATTATCCGTGAAAATGCTTTGGCGTTTGCTATTGGTCGTTGTTCTGCTGCAGAAATTGATGAGTTCAATATTTTGCAGGCCACAATGAAGGCCATGCAGCGTGCTGTAGTTGGATTACATATCCAACCTGAATTTGTGCTGATTGATGGTAATCGTTGTCCTGCACTGATGATGCCTTCGCAAGCCGTGGTGAAAGGCGATAGTCTGGTCGCAGAAATCAGTGCTGCCTCTATCTTAGCGAAAGTAACGCGTGACCGAGAAATGGCAGAATTAGATCTGCAATATCCGCAATACGGTTTCGCTCAGCATAAAGGTTATCCTACGGCGCAGCATTTGGCTGCCTTGGCTGAGCATGGCGCATTATCCGTACATCGTCGTAGTTTTAAACCGGTTAAACTGGCTTTAGGCCTCGTCTAA
- the lpxB gene encoding lipid-A-disaccharide synthase, with the protein MKRPLRIGIIAGEVSGDILAAGLMRQLKQLHPDCEFVGIAGPRMQELGIETLFEMEELSVMGLVEVLGRLPRLLQVRRQIIRYFKENPPDIFIGVDAPDFNIGVELKLKQAGIKTIHYVSPSVWAWRQSRIHKIKAATDMVLAFLPFEKAFYDQHNAPCRFVGHTMADAIPLTSPAAPARELLALKLDAPVLAVLPGSRSGEVEMLAPPFLQACQLLRAQYPTLQFVVPLVNARRRQQFESIKQQIAPELPMTLVDGQARQVMTSADVILLASGTATLEAMLVKRPMVVAYKVKPLTFWIGEKLVKIRTFSLPNLLAGRKLVPELIQPDCTPDKLAAAVSGYLQQNNQALLNEFTHLHELIRCDADKQAAQAVLDVLQGRI; encoded by the coding sequence ATCAAGCGGCCGCTGCGTATAGGTATTATCGCCGGAGAAGTTTCCGGCGATATTCTTGCTGCGGGTCTGATGCGTCAACTCAAACAACTCCATCCTGATTGTGAATTTGTCGGTATTGCTGGTCCGCGTATGCAGGAACTGGGTATCGAGACCTTGTTCGAGATGGAAGAGCTTTCGGTGATGGGGCTGGTGGAAGTACTGGGCCGCTTGCCGCGCTTACTGCAGGTTCGTCGGCAAATCATTCGTTATTTTAAAGAAAACCCACCGGATATTTTTATTGGTGTGGATGCTCCCGATTTTAATATTGGCGTCGAACTTAAGCTCAAACAAGCTGGTATCAAAACCATCCATTACGTTAGCCCATCAGTCTGGGCATGGCGACAGAGCCGGATCCACAAGATCAAAGCGGCGACAGATATGGTGTTGGCATTTCTGCCGTTTGAAAAAGCATTTTATGATCAACATAACGCACCATGTCGGTTTGTTGGTCATACCATGGCGGATGCCATCCCACTGACGTCACCCGCTGCGCCGGCAAGAGAACTGCTGGCGTTGAAGCTTGATGCCCCCGTATTGGCGGTATTGCCGGGTAGTCGCAGCGGTGAAGTCGAAATGCTGGCGCCACCATTTTTACAAGCATGTCAGTTATTGCGTGCGCAATATCCAACCTTGCAATTTGTGGTGCCATTGGTGAATGCGCGGCGTCGCCAGCAATTTGAAAGCATTAAACAGCAAATCGCACCTGAATTACCGATGACGCTAGTGGATGGCCAAGCCAGACAAGTCATGACATCGGCGGATGTTATTTTGCTGGCATCGGGCACTGCAACACTAGAAGCAATGCTGGTGAAGCGTCCGATGGTGGTCGCGTATAAAGTAAAACCATTGACGTTTTGGATTGGTGAAAAATTAGTAAAAATCCGCACCTTTTCGTTACCTAATTTATTAGCGGGCCGAAAATTAGTGCCTGAACTGATCCAACCTGATTGTACGCCGGATAAATTAGCCGCAGCAGTTAGCGGTTATCTGCAACAAAATAATCAGGCATTACTAAATGAATTTACCCATTTGCACGAATTGATCCGCTGTGATGCGGATAAACAAGCGGCACAAGCTGTTCTCGACGTATTACAAGGGCGTATATGA
- the lpxA gene encoding acyl-ACP--UDP-N-acetylglucosamine O-acyltransferase, which translates to MIDPSAKIHTSAIIHPNAVIGANVEIGAFTCVDDEVEIGEGTWVGSHVVIKGPTKIGRNNKIYQFASIGEDCQDKKYAGERTFLEIGDANVIREHCTFHRGTVQDQCLTKVGSRNLFMVNVHVAHDCMIGDDCIFANNATLAGHVHIGDWVIFGGLAAIHQFGRVGSHAFIAGMAALNKDVPPYVMAAGHYATPFGINSEGLRRRGFSAEAISAVKRAYKELYRSGKTLDEVMPVLEAMAQDEPAVAPFVEFLKKNERGIIRP; encoded by the coding sequence GTGATCGATCCTAGCGCTAAAATTCATACTTCAGCGATTATTCATCCCAACGCAGTCATTGGTGCCAATGTAGAAATTGGTGCCTTCACTTGTGTTGACGATGAAGTTGAGATCGGCGAAGGCACATGGGTTGGTTCTCATGTGGTCATTAAAGGGCCAACTAAAATTGGCCGTAATAATAAGATTTACCAGTTTGCATCCATTGGTGAAGATTGCCAGGACAAGAAATACGCCGGTGAGCGCACTTTTCTGGAAATTGGCGATGCTAACGTGATCCGAGAACACTGCACATTCCATCGTGGCACAGTGCAGGATCAATGCTTGACCAAAGTCGGCAGTCGTAACTTGTTCATGGTGAACGTGCACGTTGCGCACGATTGTATGATCGGCGATGACTGTATCTTTGCCAATAACGCCACTTTGGCGGGTCACGTTCACATTGGTGATTGGGTGATCTTTGGTGGTTTAGCAGCTATTCATCAATTTGGCCGTGTGGGTTCTCATGCGTTCATTGCGGGTATGGCGGCTCTGAACAAAGATGTACCTCCGTATGTCATGGCTGCAGGCCATTATGCAACCCCATTTGGTATCAACAGCGAAGGGTTGCGCCGTCGTGGTTTCTCTGCAGAAGCGATTTCTGCGGTAAAACGGGCATACAAAGAGCTGTATCGTAGTGGTAAAACACTGGATGAAGTTATGCCTGTGCTGGAAGCTATGGCTCAAGACGAACCGGCTGTGGCTCCTTTTGTTGAATTCCTGAAAAAGAATGAGCGTGGCATCATTCGCCCTTGA
- the fabZ gene encoding 3-hydroxyacyl-ACP dehydratase FabZ gives MNNELNQLDIQDILQLLPHRYPFLMVDRVVHYEMSEERKVLRAIKNVSFNEPFFQGHFPEKPVFPGVLILEAMAQATGILAFRMVGKPNPGELYYFASIDNARFKRPVVPGDQLVLDVEYLKERRGIAKFTGVATVDGEVVCSAELMCAKR, from the coding sequence TTGAACAACGAACTCAATCAGCTTGATATTCAAGATATTTTACAGCTGCTGCCTCACCGTTACCCTTTTTTGATGGTGGATCGTGTCGTTCATTATGAAATGTCAGAAGAGCGCAAAGTATTACGAGCAATTAAAAATGTTTCATTTAATGAACCATTTTTTCAAGGACACTTTCCGGAAAAGCCGGTATTCCCAGGCGTTTTGATTCTGGAAGCGATGGCTCAGGCTACCGGTATTCTGGCTTTCCGTATGGTCGGTAAACCTAACCCGGGCGAATTGTATTATTTTGCATCGATTGATAATGCACGTTTCAAACGTCCGGTTGTACCAGGAGATCAATTGGTACTGGATGTTGAATACCTGAAAGAACGCCGTGGTATTGCCAAATTTACAGGTGTGGCTACTGTAGATGGTGAGGTCGTTTGTTCAGCAGAACTCATGTGCGCCAAACGTTGA